gtggtttcaggtgtctgttctgtgacgattgccctgggacagcttccccggggtgtccagcaaacaaaggcacagaccagaccccgctctgctggtccttcagtcctgtccctggaggtgtggctgtgcaaggacactgttgtgtgtgccctcaccctgcacacgcacactctttacctctttactgggcatccctcaccagggcacgtttgaaggaacgctcttgacagcaactgtggaagaagacctaatccttcctgcactgccctgagcagatcccctttcatggtggaaactctgttatgcagacgagctttttctcagaggtgcccattgcttctccgtgcctgtgatcacagagctgctacacagcagcaccatgaccaagctgccagagcactcaggccttagatcaacacaggggctcagaaggcgagtgtggaagtgaaaatagagcagccccggaaagaacaagtgctggtgctctgcaagtactgggattctttcccctcctcctcggcgctcaggctctacccctgcagctctacccgtgcagaaaaggcctgagaagaaggattttgggcatgagtctgtgagtctcagaaatttggatagataggtagtaaaaaaaaaatctcaaataatgacatttatttgtggacaaaagtatataatttaaaaaaaaaaaaagtaagaaaaagccaaaaccctcaaccaaacctaacacacagttacctaacccctaaccaaacctatagaagacgggcttggcgtataatgaattacattatgagtgatttgcaggagacagtttattgctgcagaaaataacctggtcattaatttccagagggcatccttgagctcctggttcctcatgctgtagatgagggggttcacggctggaggcaccaccgagtacagcacagccaccaccacatccagggatggtgaggagatggaggggggcttcaggtaggcaaacacggcagtgctgacaagcagggagaccacggccaggtgagggaggcacgtggagaaggctttgtgccgtccctgctcagaggggatcctcagcacggccctgaagatctgcacataggacagcacgatgaaaacaaagcacccgaagccaaaacacacactgaccacaagaagcccaacttccctgaggtaggagtgtgagcaggagagcttgaggatctgggggatttcacagaagaactggtccagggcattgccctggcagaggggcagggaaaatgtattggccgtgtgcaggagagcattgagaaacccactgccccaggcagctgctgccatgtggacacaagctctgctgcccaggagggtcccgtagtgcaggggtttgcagatggcaacgtagcggtcataggccatgacagtgagaagataaaactctgctacagtacagaaaaagaaaaaaaagacctgtgtaacacatcctttgtaggaaatggccctggtacccaagagggaattggccatggatttgggaagagtagcagagatggagcccaggtcgagaacagagaggttgaggaggaagaagtacatgggggtgtggaggcggtggtcacaggcgatggtggtgatgatgaggccgttggccaggagggcagccaggtagatgcccaggaagagcccgaagtgcaagagctgcagctcccgtgtgtctgcgaacgccaggaggaggaactgggtgatggagctgctgttggacatttggtgccttttggtgtggagcactgaacaaggaggaaagcacagtgacaagttaggggagacttttctgagaaaaatcaacaccagttctcatacctcacgctctgctctgcttttccatttctgtcagatcttcattcagctctgtggctggagctctggttggttctgtccaggtgtgccaggaggagcgggacctctgcccgccggatgcccaggagtcagccctgctctgcagcagcagattcgtgggaatggggtgggcagtcctggtgtcccaatttctcagataaacctctcctcgtgaaaaaagggcttgtcagtctctgcactcccattgccatgaaaccacagttgcaagagtgttggagagaggttcttatacagctctctcccgtctcagcaggagattctcttggatttcagaaaccctcaccatttctgctgcgttcagggacagcaaagggagtcctgccaggccaggggattgtctgagggttagtgcagagcgaggggagctggcctgtccctctgtcttgttcccagctgccctctgcttgtgcctttctgagacagaggggaatcacactcacatgtagacctgaaaagacaccaggcgctgctgagagcagagaaacccactgccgagagctcagcgtctcaccttttctcaaggtctcagcaccccacttctcgccaaggacacacatggctcgtttcacaaacccagcagcctttccttggtcgtagcgtctctgcgcttctccactgggcattcaggtaacaccaggatgctccaggacagactggcatcctggagggcagcgcagtgcttggaaggacaccccaaggagacacccaagtgtcctagtgatggtatctcagaaggggagagtcagctcattccccagccacatagactactttgcccacagccccacgggttagaggagagcttggacacttcattcccatggagacacttgctcaggggaaggggtctgcattggaggggatcatacagagttttctgaatccttcctcccacagcatttctggtttctctttcctctcattccctgatcatagctctgctgccgggagattttcctcctgggaggtgtttccctgtcccatgtcttttccctgtcagttctcacagaccccatcccaacccctgtgcgctccccttggccccacagaaacctgcctgtttgccgggcactggccgggttcacgttcctgtttgcaggtggaaaagggcaggtcagaacaaccccgatgggtccagcagagctgatgctggtgctgcccatgggcagaggagtggctgaaggcactccaggaggttcctggcagacctactgatcactcaaagctacagctcaggagtctcactgacttcttcccacttgagagctccctatacatgtatcccttgttctacctccccaccctctcactaggaaaataaaaacacaaacgcaggaaagctccttatctgtaatgtaattcctgccttgagctttccctcaaacaatcccctgggaaatgtcctgggggtgaactgcagctgagagcagccctgccccacgcagcacccccttgacagcaggacactctcctgccaggagttgcctcttccccccacagcttctccccacactgctgttgggagctcctcaggtaaacggagagctgatcctgacaggagataagtccctgccacggcacaaagcacccttgggtgaagggaccctgctctgaaggacagccctgggcacccctggctgcacacccaccttcacactgcagccatccccgggtgaaggcagctgatgtgccctgtccctttgacagagccacagggaagccctgctccaaagcaagtccttttcctctacgctggagaaactgtgagagacctcctgatagatcccagaggctgtgggatgtgccagctttgggagatcattccaggaaccgcagctgcattgccctgcagccagagacttaccctgttcagggctgtgaagatctttctccaagcgagctctcctctctcctcccaccccagactgcctttacactctctgcctccctcctctgccctcgctgcctgcaggcagtgccctcagccctgctgcgcttggcagaggagctgctcctgggcagagctgtctctctgcagcgctgcccgcttgccatcagctccctccatgccaggagcccagcccagctcagcagcagaggaccagcccaaggcagccctttctctgccccctcggggctccctccaggtgtccctggggctccaggggaacctgctgggaaacaggatgaagtcaccactgatgttccctccctcagctgggcagagacacttctttccagaacttttaattctcctctcaaagttacatcgaaatatcaccttttttgctcttattattagataaccgcaagctctgctggagccgttcatagagacagggcatcgtctcaggg
This window of the Rissa tridactyla isolate bRisTri1 unplaced genomic scaffold, bRisTri1.patW.cur.20221130 scaffold_29, whole genome shotgun sequence genome carries:
- the LOC128903326 gene encoding olfactory receptor 14J1-like, producing KPLHYGTLLGSRACVHMAAAAWGSGFLNALLHTANTFSLPLCQGNALDQFFCEIPQILKLSCSHSYLREVGLLVVSVCFGFGCFVFIVLSYVQIFRAVLRIPSEQGRHKAFSTCLPHLAVVSLLVSTAVFAYLKPPSISSPSLDVVVAVLYSVVPPAVNPLI